A region of the Chelatococcus sp. YT9 genome:
TCGCACATTGCGCAGGCAGCATCCGCCGCCTCGTCCCGGCGGCAGCGGTTGCGGACGGGTTGCGCGTGACGCATGCGGCGGCGGCCATCGGTGACTCCGTCGCCGAATTTACGATTGCCCAGATCCTGATGGCGCTTCGCCATGGTGATGCATTCGACAGCGGATTGAAGGCGGGCGCGGGCTGGGAGATGCGGAGCCGTTATCCCGGCCGGCTCCTAGGCGCGCTCACCGTTGGCATCGTGGGCGGGGGCTACGTTGGCCGCTCCGTGATGCGGCTCATCCGCCCCTTTGGCGCCCGCATCCTCGTCACCGATCCGGTGATGAGCGACGCGGCGGCGCGCGAACTCGGCGTCGAACTGGTATCGCTCGATGCGTTGATCGCGCAGTGTGACGTGGTCTCATTACACGCTCCCCTCCTGCCTGAAACCACCGGCATGTTCGGGCCAGCCGAACTAGCCCGGCTCAAGGATGGGGCCCTCCTCGTCAACATGGCGCGCTCTCCGCTGGTTGACGAAGGGGCGCTGCTGGCGGAATTGCGCAGCGGTCGGATCCGCGCGGCGCTCGACGTGTTCAATGTCGAGCCACTGCCAATGACGAGCCCATTCCGGGATCTTGGAGGGCATGTGCATCTGTCCCCCCATGCGGCGGGCCACACCCAGGACGGACACTGGCGTCAGGGCGACCTCATCGTCGCGGAGGTTGAGCGGTTTACGCGTGGGGAGCCGCTGCGACATGAAATCACCGCCGCGAGCTACGACCGTATGGCCTGAGCTGCGGCTATCGTGTGCGCAAAGAAGACGCGGGCGAGAACATTCGCCGCGCCGATGTTCCATCCTTATCCGATGCGCGCGAGCGAAGTTATCGCGATGTCGCCAAGCAGCGGCTTACCGGCGATGTAGCGCTCGATGTCGTTGATGATGGTTGTCAGCATGCGTCTGCGCTCCGTTCCTTGCGGGCCAGCGATATGGGGCGTCAGGAAAACGTTGGGGAGATCGAACAAGGGCGAATCCGGCGGAAGCGGCTCGGGATAGGTCACGTCGAGATTCGCCGAAATGCGGCCGGAGACGAGTTCTCGCACGAGCGCTGCATGATCGATCAACACACCCCTCGCGGTATTGATCAAGGTCGCGCCGTTCTTAAGCAAAGCGAGGCGTCGCGCATCGAGAATATTGATGGTCTCATCCGTGATCGGCGCGTGGACCGACAGAATATCGCAACGTCCAATCATATCGTCGAGGTTGTCGATCTTCTCCGCGCAGAGTGCGATGGCATGCTCGCGGGAAAGGAAGGGATCATAGACAAGAACCTCCATGTCGTAATCCCGCAAGCGCTCGATGACGCGCAGGCCGACACGGGATGCGCCGAGAATGCCAACGGTCTTGCCCAAGAGCCCACAATCGTGGGTCGCACGGCCGCCATAACTGATCTCGCGATGCCGCCGATACTGTTGAGATTGAGCAAAGGCGCGCTTTGCGGCGAAGACGATTGAAGCCAGCGTGAATTCAACGACGGGCAGCGCGACGGCGTTGACCGCAGCCGTGACGCTTATGCCGCGATGCCACACATCCTCTGAGAGAAATTGCTTCACCGTCGCGGCGAGATGGGCCACGAGCTTGAGGCGGGGTGCCATCTCGAGAGCGGCCGCGTCCAAGAGAGGCGCCCTCCATCCCGTCACCAGGATATCGGCTTGGGCGAGGAGCCGTGCGGCGCGTGCGTCGTGATAGGTCTGTATCGGCTCGTCATCGAGGACATCGGCAATGCTGGCGAGGCGCGCGAGGTCCCGGCTGTCGAGCGCGCCCGCGTATCGCTCCGGATCGAAGGCAAAGGCGAGAGTTGGGCGGATGGCGATTGGGCTATGCATGGATACGGTCGCTTTTGAAGAGATAAGGGGATGGGACCGAAGGTCGACCGGATGGAGCGACATATCGGTATTCCAGGGGGTAAGGCGGCTACGTCCTGGTTGCAGGATGGAATGCGAGCGCCCTCCAGGTCAGGCTGCGAGCAATGAACGGAAGTCTGGCAACACTGACTCCAAGGGCGCGAGTGCGGGGTGCCACAGGCGCTCCCACTCCAGGCTGACAACTCCCGAGAACCGCGAATGCCGGAGGACGTCCTGGAGATCCGACAAGGGAAACTCGCCCGAACCGAGCGGGACATAGCGGTAACCGTGGCGCGTATCCGGCGCCGCTACGCTGTCCTTCACGTGCATGTGGACGACCGCCTCACCTACGCGCGCCCAGGTGCGGGATGGAAGTTCTCCGCTTCTTCTCCACGTGTGATGGGTGTCCCAAAGGAGTTTGCAGCGGGGATATCGCGCGAGAAAGACTTCAAGCGCGGCTGGTTCAGCCAAGCTGTCATGCGTCTCGACGATGATGTCGACCGGCGGATCAAGTGCGGCGCTTTCCTCCATCCACCAGGAAAGCGTCTCACCCGCCTGCTCAAGCTCTTCCTCATCCCCTGTCCGCCCCCCGTCGAACACACGCAGGTAAGGCGCGCCAAGGGCCTGCGCCCACGGGATATACGTGCGGAAGCCGATGAGATCGCTCTCTGTGTTGCCGATCAACCGTAGGGAGGTGCCCAGCGCGGCCACTGGGACACCGAAGTCCGCCGCGGCGACGCGCAACTCTCCCGGCGTGCCGAAGCGGGCGGAAAAATAGGCTGGCAGATCGGTCCCGCCGCCGAGCGCGCGCAGCTCGATCATTGTAATCCCGTATCGCCTTGCAAGAGCGGAAACTGCGTCGATCTCCAACTCGGGGCAACCGAGCGAGGAAAAAGCCGTGGTATAAGAAGCGCTGGCAAAGCGAGGACTTGAACAGGAAGAGCTTGAATCGGTGAAGTTCGGCATGTCGTTTCGCTAGATGAAGGGACGACGGTCGAGAACGAGCTTCAGCGGACGATCGGTTACGATCAACCCGGGCAAGGCCTGTTGTACTTCCGCGAAGGCGCAGAGATTGCCGAATAGGGCATGCAGGTCATTGAGGCCCTCGTCCGTGGCGGGATCCAGCGACGATACGAAATCGCCGAGGCGTCGTGCCAACTTCTCCATCGCGCTCCGGGCTTCCCCAAAACGATGGTCACAGGCGCGCAGCGCACGGTTCATGCAGTAGAACCAGTCGATCTCGGCAAATCCGATGCGCTCGCCCAGCGGAAACTGCCGCTCGGCCT
Encoded here:
- a CDS encoding hydroxyacid dehydrogenase, with amino-acid sequence MSFAIHTSAAHAASNHPLVTILLPPEARSLVLSQAAEEKLRGFARVRTTDEPALTEPLMAQLLDGAAVCITGWGTPPLEPYLSACPQLGLVAHCAGSIRRLVPAAAVADGLRVTHAAAAIGDSVAEFTIAQILMALRHGDAFDSGLKAGAGWEMRSRYPGRLLGALTVGIVGGGYVGRSVMRLIRPFGARILVTDPVMSDAAARELGVELVSLDALIAQCDVVSLHAPLLPETTGMFGPAELARLKDGALLVNMARSPLVDEGALLAELRSGRIRAALDVFNVEPLPMTSPFRDLGGHVHLSPHAAGHTQDGHWRQGDLIVAEVERFTRGEPLRHEITAASYDRMA
- a CDS encoding hydroxyacid dehydrogenase, with protein sequence MHSPIAIRPTLAFAFDPERYAGALDSRDLARLASIADVLDDEPIQTYHDARAARLLAQADILVTGWRAPLLDAAALEMAPRLKLVAHLAATVKQFLSEDVWHRGISVTAAVNAVALPVVEFTLASIVFAAKRAFAQSQQYRRHREISYGGRATHDCGLLGKTVGILGASRVGLRVIERLRDYDMEVLVYDPFLSREHAIALCAEKIDNLDDMIGRCDILSVHAPITDETINILDARRLALLKNGATLINTARGVLIDHAALVRELVSGRISANLDVTYPEPLPPDSPLFDLPNVFLTPHIAGPQGTERRRMLTTIINDIERYIAGKPLLGDIAITSLARIG
- a CDS encoding TIM barrel protein: MPNFTDSSSSCSSPRFASASYTTAFSSLGCPELEIDAVSALARRYGITMIELRALGGGTDLPAYFSARFGTPGELRVAAADFGVPVAALGTSLRLIGNTESDLIGFRTYIPWAQALGAPYLRVFDGGRTGDEEELEQAGETLSWWMEESAALDPPVDIIVETHDSLAEPAALEVFLARYPRCKLLWDTHHTWRRSGELPSRTWARVGEAVVHMHVKDSVAAPDTRHGYRYVPLGSGEFPLSDLQDVLRHSRFSGVVSLEWERLWHPALAPLESVLPDFRSLLAA